A genomic region of Anopheles coustani chromosome 3, idAnoCousDA_361_x.2, whole genome shotgun sequence contains the following coding sequences:
- the LOC131271575 gene encoding putative sodium-coupled neutral amino acid transporter 10: protein METNSVQTVTLTNSIIGVGILSMPFCFQKCGIVLSVVLLLLSSYVTRLVCSYMVKSAIISRRKNFEQIAFHAFGSGGKLLVELCVVGYLLGTCIAYFVVVGDLGPPITAKILAMNESSTLRTWVMIVVTIVCIIPLGMLRNVDSLASVCTASLGFYLCLVLKVISESSVKFEQSGWFERLDLWKWSGILQCLPIFTMALSCQMQIFEVYATMPTTSLDKMSRVIRQSTNICTVIYVAIGFFGYVAFNGHRFSGNILVDFSPSFASDIIKMGFVLSVAFSFPLAIFPCRVSLYSLLYKRASDAHMYIPESKFRPLTIAIVVVALIFGLLIPSIEVVIGLVGSTIGVAICIIIPAACYMTVCKTNITERQLAQVMIAFGFIIMVLGTYANLQAIDRAPERKYEATIAPTDFDKKAVNPEEQVLKAVEDFKPPPPAPPVLPVEAITEKVMPKIDVPTPEPPVGKPVVVEKVLPNVPRVDVVSEASNADTKIVKEAHEEPRVAINNEAILKEEHEIAVEEKENIAKEIKELKNAKKVLEAEVENIKEELVKKNKETEQLVLKKLDEIAEKIAEQSAAKPSREEEPAATKEEKQQLPPVGEVKTIKDPKVVLDDPIVKLLKTGGNKTVPKLADSNNDTNSTVYHDQPAILSNDVDRGLEGAGGGELPIEQNKDIADPNRLENKAQIMGGNPANDQDKTDSVNKQASHDLVDTLKIDTKAEEGAKEMNKPTASLPETKVQHQEKVEKPLPPLPVEVPADGKGEQQLKEDADMAAGKRDLLAMRLKREVNPGEDEHCQKKRNASVQTAGNVEGQHEVKGDALEKDGFR, encoded by the exons ATGGAAACGAACTCTGTGCAAACGGTGACATTAACAAACAGCATAATCGGCGTGGGTATCCTGTCCATGCCGTTTTGCTTCCAAAAG TGTGGGATTGTACTTTCGGTGGTGCTTCTACTGCTTAGCAGCTATGTTACACGGTTGGTATGCAGCTACATGGTGAAATCGGCCATAATTTCTAGGAGGAAAAACTTTGAACAAATCG CGTTTCATGCGTTCGGGTCCGGTGGAAAGCTACTGGTAGAGCTATGTGTCGTTGGCTACCTGTTGGGAACATGCATCGCTTACTTTGTGGTGGTCGGTGACCTTGGACCACCGATTACGGCCAAGATCCTGGCGATGAACGAGAGCAGCACGCTCCGGACATGGGTGATGATTGTCGTGACAATTGTCTGCATCATTCCTCTCGGAATGTTACGCAATGTGGACAGCCTAGCTTCAGTGTGTACTGCGTCGCTTGGGTTCTATCTTTGTCTGGTGCTGAAGGTAATTTCGGAATCGAGCGTAAAGTTTGAACAGAGCGGCTGGTTCGAGCGACTAGACCTCTGGAAATGGAGTGGCATTCTGCAATGTTTGCCGATATTCACGATGGCACTTTCCTGTCAGAT GCAAATCTTCGAGGTGTACGCCACAATGCCAACGACATCGCTCGATAAAATGAGCCGCGTCATCAGACAATCGACAAACATTTGTACGGTGATCTACGTCGCAATAGGTTTCTTCGGTTATGTCGCCTTCAACGGGCATCGGTTTTCGGGCAACATTCTGGTCGACTTTTCGCCGTCTTTCGCCAGCGACATCATCAAGATGGGGTTCGTTCTCTCGGTAGCGTTCAGTTTTCCACTGGCGATATTTCCTTGCCGCGTCAGTTTGTACTCGTTACTGTACAAAAGGGCATCCGATGCGCACATGTACATACCCGAGTCCAAGTTCCGCCCACTTACGATCGCAATCGTTGTGGTTGCACTCATATTCGGTCTACTGATTCCGTCGATTGAAGTGGTCATCGGTTTGGTTGGTTCGACGATCGGAGTGGCCATCTGTATAATCATTCCGGCCGCCTGCTACATGACGGTTTGTAAAACTAACATCACCGAAAGGCAACTGGCCCAGGTAATGATAGCGTTTGGTTTCATTATTATGGTGCTGGGAACGTACGCTAACCTACAAGCGATCGATCGTGCGCCAGAGCGAAAGTATGAAGCAACGATTGCACCGACCGATTTCGATAAGAAAGCGGTCAATCCAGAGGAACAAGTGCTGAAAGCTGTTGAAGATTTCAAGCCACCACCGCCGGCACCTCCCGTGTTGCCAGTAGAGGCGATCACAGAAAAAGTCATGCCAAAGATAGATGTCCCCACGCCTGAACCGCCAGTGGGTAAGCCAGTTGTGGTGGAGAAAGTTCTCCCTAACGTTCCACGCGTTGATGTGGTATCGGAAGCGTCAAACGCGGATACTAAAATCGTTAAGGAAGCACACGAGGAACCTCGGGTGGCCATCAATAATGAAGCGATACTGAAGGAGGAACACGAAATCGCCGTcgaagagaaggaaaacataGCTAAGGAAATCAAGGAGCTTAAGAACGCGAAAAAGGTGCTAGAGGCCGAGGTGGAAAACATCAAGGAAGAGCtggtaaagaaaaataaggaaacgGAACAGCTGGTACTGAAGAAGCTGGATGAAATTGCTGAGAAAATAGCCGAACAGAGCGCCGCAAAACCTTCCCGCGAAGAAGAGCCAGCCGCAACAAAAGAAGAGAAGCAGCAACTACCGCCTGTGGGAGAggttaaaacaattaaagacCCAAAGGTTGTCCTAGATGATCCGATCGTAAAGCTGCTCAAGACAGGAGGTAATAAAACTGTTCCAAAGCTAGCAGATTCGAACAATGATACCAACTCAACGGTGTATCACGACCAACCGGCGATCCTATCAAACGATGTGGATCGTGGTTTGGAGGGTGCTGGAGGTGGTGAATTGCCCATCGAACAGAATAAAGATATAGCTGACCCGAACAGGCTAGAAAACAAAGCACAGATTATGGGAGGAAACCCTGCGAACGATCAGGATAAGACAGATTCCGTCAACAAACAAGCATCACACGATCTCGTAGATACTTTGAAAATAGACACCAAGGCCGAAGAAGGTGCTAAAGAAATGAACAAACCAACGGCTTCTCTTCCCGAGACCAAAGTTCAACATCAAGAAAAGGTAGAAAAACCACTACCACCTTTGCCCGTCGAGGTGCCAGCGGACGGCAAAGGGGAGCAACAATTAAAGGAGGATGCCGATATGGCTGCTGGAAAGCGAGATTTATTGGCAATGCGTTTGAAACGCGAAGTCAATCCAGGTGAAGATGAACACTGTCAAAAGAAGCGGAACGCTTCAGTTCAAACGGCAGGGAATGTTGAAGGTCAACATGAAGTAAAAGGTGATGCACTAGAAAAGGATGGGTTTCGATAA